One stretch of Halobaculum marinum DNA includes these proteins:
- a CDS encoding OBG GTPase family GTP-binding protein, with protein sequence MGLEDEIEELREEIAETPYNKSTEAHIGRLKSKLAQKKEKLENQSSSGGGQGYAVEKTGDATVALVGFPSVGKSTLINALTNADSETGEYEFTTLNVNPGMLKYRGANIQILDVPGLIEGAAGGRGGGKEVLSVVRTADLVVFVLSVFEIDQYERLRHELYENKVRLDTEPPNISVRKTHKDGIQVTMRDTVSLDEATIKDVLRAHGFVNADVTIPHDLTIDELIDGVMDNREYLPSIVAVNKADLIEEDYLPTVNEDLRSHDIDPEEAIFISAVEEKGLDVLRERIFEALGLIRIYMDKPGRGVDYEEPLVLREGDTVGDACAKLGGSFDERFKFARVSGPSAKHDEQQVGQGHELADEDVLRIVARK encoded by the coding sequence ATGGGACTGGAGGACGAGATCGAGGAACTCCGCGAGGAGATCGCCGAAACCCCGTACAACAAGTCCACAGAGGCCCACATCGGTCGGCTGAAGTCGAAGCTCGCCCAGAAGAAGGAGAAACTGGAGAACCAGTCCTCCTCGGGCGGCGGACAGGGGTACGCCGTCGAGAAGACCGGCGACGCGACGGTCGCGCTCGTCGGCTTCCCCTCGGTCGGCAAGTCCACGCTGATCAACGCCCTCACCAACGCCGACAGCGAGACCGGCGAGTACGAGTTCACCACGCTGAACGTCAACCCGGGGATGCTGAAGTACCGCGGCGCGAACATCCAGATCCTCGACGTGCCCGGCCTCATCGAGGGCGCCGCCGGCGGGCGCGGCGGCGGCAAGGAGGTGCTGTCGGTCGTCCGCACCGCCGACCTCGTCGTGTTCGTCCTCTCGGTCTTCGAGATCGACCAGTACGAACGTCTCCGCCACGAACTGTACGAGAACAAGGTGCGCCTCGACACGGAGCCGCCGAACATCTCCGTCCGCAAGACGCACAAGGACGGCATCCAGGTGACGATGCGCGACACCGTCTCGCTCGACGAGGCGACGATCAAAGACGTGCTCCGCGCGCACGGGTTCGTCAACGCTGACGTGACTATCCCGCACGACCTCACGATCGACGAACTCATCGACGGCGTGATGGACAACCGCGAGTACCTCCCCTCCATCGTCGCCGTCAACAAGGCCGACCTCATCGAGGAGGACTACCTCCCGACGGTGAACGAGGACCTCCGTTCACACGACATCGACCCCGAGGAGGCCATCTTCATCTCCGCGGTCGAGGAGAAGGGACTCGACGTCCTGCGCGAGCGCATCTTCGAGGCGCTGGGTCTCATCCGCATCTACATGGACAAGCCGGGGCGCGGCGTCGACTACGAGGAGCCGCTCGTGCTCCGCGAGGGCGACACCGTCGGCGACGCCTGCGCGAAACTCGGGGGGAGCTTCGACGAGCGGTTCAAGTTCGCCCGCGTGTCGGGGCCGTCGGCGAAACACGACGAACAGCAGGTGGGACAGGGGCACGAACTCGCCGACGAGGACGTGCTCCGCATCGTCGCCCGGAAGTAG
- a CDS encoding VNG_1110C family protein produces the protein MPDPSRLRDSTQIVLPCGELEGIQRSVESEFTVSIFTKDGRCRIIGSPVEIKAVSDYLARHGITLP, from the coding sequence ATGCCGGATCCCTCCCGCCTCCGCGACAGTACGCAGATCGTCCTCCCCTGTGGGGAGTTGGAGGGCATCCAGCGGTCCGTCGAGTCCGAGTTCACCGTCTCCATCTTCACGAAGGACGGTCGCTGCCGGATCATCGGCAGCCCCGTCGAGATCAAGGCCGTCTCCGACTACCTCGCGCGCCACGGCATCACCCTCCCGTGA
- a CDS encoding DUF7541 family protein, with protein sequence MDENPGLSEEYRRASPWPLFVALGLPIAEVGILFGLVPLAVGGLLLFFGSIAGILRENRYVSSTWRALAALSLLVVVLGLGILYYDGATQSDLLVRAYSVLGTGVLMLVAGVGGELFARDADPAF encoded by the coding sequence ATGGACGAGAACCCGGGATTGAGCGAGGAGTACCGACGGGCGAGCCCGTGGCCGCTGTTCGTCGCGCTCGGACTGCCCATCGCCGAGGTCGGAATCCTGTTCGGGCTGGTGCCGCTGGCGGTCGGGGGGCTGCTCCTGTTCTTCGGCTCCATCGCCGGCATCCTCCGGGAGAACCGCTACGTGTCGTCGACGTGGCGCGCGCTCGCGGCGCTGTCGCTGCTGGTGGTCGTACTTGGTCTCGGTATCCTCTACTACGACGGGGCGACCCAGTCGGACCTCCTCGTGCGCGCGTACTCGGTCCTCGGGACGGGCGTGCTGATGCTCGTCGCCGGCGTCGGTGGCGAACTGTTCGCGCGCGACGCCGACCCCGCGTTCTGA
- a CDS encoding DUF6684 family protein: MARIFDRDTLLDLTVNVIPLGIILFFVVAFVLVDPFGGLDFYGRVLQMGLLAFPFVALAILTYVSGKAIAGDEKRSAVFFQGQATMEDAKTKHEVEAEIEAEQEAADAAAADAADAADADDEE, translated from the coding sequence ATGGCACGCATCTTCGACAGGGACACCCTGCTGGATCTGACGGTGAACGTCATCCCGCTGGGGATCATCCTGTTCTTCGTCGTCGCGTTCGTCCTCGTCGACCCGTTCGGCGGGCTGGACTTCTACGGGCGCGTGCTCCAGATGGGGCTGCTCGCGTTCCCGTTCGTCGCGCTCGCCATCCTCACGTACGTCTCGGGGAAGGCCATCGCCGGCGACGAGAAGCGCTCCGCGGTCTTCTTCCAGGGACAGGCGACGATGGAGGACGCCAAGACGAAACACGAGGTCGAAGCAGAGATCGAGGCCGAACAGGAGGCTGCCGACGCCGCTGCCGCCGACGCTGCCGACGCGGCTGACGCCGACGACGAGGAGTAG
- a CDS encoding cbb3-type cytochrome c oxidase subunit I gives MGAFLLGVAAFLARVEDWRSYTPLGAGGGAVGESGYGHAEKPAGLIRWFTTVDHKDIGLLYGAYATIAFVVGGLMVMLMRAELTTPATDVLGSATFYNSLLTSHGITMLFLFGTPIIAAFSNYLIPLIIGADDMAFPRINAIAFWLLPPAALLIWAGFFPIPEVIPAQTAWTMYTPLSAGVGNGNQMNVGVDLMLLGLHLSGVSATMGAINFIATIFTERAEEVTWANLDIFSWTILTQSGLILFAFPLLGSALVMLLLDRNFATTFFAVDGGGPILWQHLFWFFGHPEVYILVLPPMGIVSYVLPRFSGRKLFGFKFVVYSTLAIGVLSFGVWAHHMFATGIDPRLRASFMAVSLAIAIPSAVKTFNWITTMWNGKLRLTAPMLFCIGFVSNFIIGGVTGVFLASIPVDLVLHDTYYVVGHFHYIVMGAITFAGMAGIYYWFPLVTGRWYQRTLAKAHFWLWMIGTNVTFFAMVLLGYGGMPRRYATFLPQFATLHQIATLGAFLLLVGGVIWVYNVYVSWIEGPLVESGDPWRLDETNLNTAEWDWFDAKRETSLAATDGGEEVKADGGQVVDDADNE, from the coding sequence ATGGGGGCGTTCCTCCTGGGCGTGGCGGCCTTCCTCGCACGGGTCGAGGACTGGCGGTCGTACACGCCCCTGGGCGCCGGCGGCGGCGCAGTGGGTGAGTCCGGCTACGGGCACGCGGAGAAGCCCGCCGGCCTCATCCGCTGGTTCACGACGGTCGACCACAAGGACATCGGACTGCTGTACGGCGCGTACGCGACCATCGCCTTCGTCGTCGGGGGGCTGATGGTGATGCTGATGCGCGCCGAGTTGACCACGCCCGCGACGGACGTGCTGGGCTCGGCGACGTTCTACAACTCGCTGCTCACCAGTCACGGCATCACCATGCTGTTCCTGTTCGGGACGCCGATCATCGCGGCGTTCTCGAACTACCTCATCCCGCTCATCATCGGCGCCGACGACATGGCGTTCCCCCGCATCAACGCCATCGCGTTCTGGCTGCTCCCGCCTGCGGCACTGCTCATCTGGGCCGGGTTCTTCCCGATTCCGGAGGTCATCCCCGCGCAGACCGCGTGGACGATGTACACGCCCCTCTCCGCGGGCGTCGGGAACGGCAACCAGATGAACGTCGGGGTCGACCTGATGCTGCTCGGTCTGCACCTCTCGGGTGTCTCGGCGACGATGGGTGCGATCAACTTCATCGCGACCATCTTCACCGAGCGCGCCGAGGAGGTCACCTGGGCCAACCTCGACATCTTCTCGTGGACGATCCTGACGCAGTCGGGCCTCATCCTGTTCGCGTTCCCGCTGCTGGGCAGCGCGCTGGTGATGCTCCTGCTCGACCGCAACTTCGCGACGACGTTCTTCGCCGTCGACGGCGGCGGTCCGATCCTCTGGCAGCACCTGTTCTGGTTCTTCGGCCACCCCGAGGTGTACATCCTCGTGCTCCCGCCGATGGGCATCGTGAGCTACGTGCTCCCGCGGTTCTCCGGCCGGAAGCTGTTCGGGTTCAAGTTCGTCGTCTACTCCACGCTCGCCATCGGCGTGCTCTCCTTCGGCGTGTGGGCCCACCACATGTTCGCGACGGGTATCGACCCGCGCCTGCGTGCCTCGTTCATGGCCGTCTCGTTGGCTATCGCCATCCCGTCGGCCGTGAAGACGTTCAACTGGATCACGACGATGTGGAACGGGAAGCTCCGCCTCACGGCGCCGATGCTGTTCTGTATCGGCTTCGTGAGCAACTTCATCATCGGCGGCGTGACGGGCGTGTTCCTCGCCTCCATCCCCGTCGACCTCGTGCTCCACGACACGTACTACGTCGTCGGGCACTTCCACTACATCGTGATGGGCGCCATCACCTTCGCCGGGATGGCGGGCATCTACTACTGGTTCCCGCTCGTCACCGGGCGCTGGTACCAGCGCACGCTCGCGAAGGCCCACTTCTGGCTGTGGATGATCGGGACGAACGTGACGTTCTTCGCGATGGTCCTGTTGGGCTACGGCGGGATGCCGCGCCGGTACGCGACGTTCCTCCCGCAGTTCGCCACGCTCCACCAGATCGCCACCCTCGGCGCGTTCCTGCTGCTCGTGGGCGGCGTCATCTGGGTGTACAACGTGTACGTCTCCTGGATCGAGGGGCCGCTCGTCGAGTCCGGCGACCCGTGGCGCCTCGACGAGACGAACCTCAACACCGCCGAGTGGGACTGGTTCGACGCCAAGCGTGAGACCTCGCTGGCGGCGACCGACGGCGGCGAGGAAGTGAAGGCCGACGGCGGCCAGGTCGTCGACGACGCCGACAACGAGTAA
- a CDS encoding DUF7520 family protein: MVLTLYALLTAVGFVAGVLVATFVDGLSAPALYGVIELPATALGFSVYGGVTIATVLGVPLALVIYVSRRIDDPDAVE; this comes from the coding sequence ATCGTCCTCACGCTGTACGCCCTCCTCACCGCGGTGGGGTTCGTCGCGGGCGTCCTCGTCGCGACGTTCGTCGACGGCCTGAGCGCGCCAGCGCTGTACGGCGTGATCGAACTCCCCGCGACGGCGCTCGGTTTCTCGGTGTACGGCGGCGTCACTATCGCGACGGTGCTCGGGGTGCCGCTGGCGCTCGTGATCTACGTGTCGCGGCGGATCGACGACCCGGACGCCGTGGAGTGA
- a CDS encoding universal stress protein — protein sequence MYHVVLAVDEDEQRARTGARQIANLPGDGSDTKVTIVHVFQNNPSGASATQVASVREAQEVLEAAGVTVDVTESSGDPSDAILETAEETDADLIVVGGRKRSPAGKALFGSVTQTVILNAGRPVMVTGGVADE from the coding sequence ATGTACCACGTCGTACTCGCCGTCGACGAGGACGAACAGCGCGCGCGCACGGGCGCCAGACAGATCGCGAACCTCCCCGGCGACGGGAGCGACACGAAGGTGACGATCGTGCACGTGTTCCAGAACAACCCCAGCGGGGCGTCCGCGACGCAGGTGGCGTCCGTCCGCGAGGCACAGGAGGTGCTCGAGGCGGCGGGCGTCACCGTCGACGTGACGGAGTCCAGCGGCGACCCGTCCGACGCCATCCTCGAGACGGCCGAGGAGACCGACGCCGACCTCATCGTCGTCGGCGGTCGCAAGCGCTCGCCCGCGGGGAAGGCGCTGTTCGGCTCGGTCACCCAGACGGTGATCCTCAACGCCGGGCGACCCGTGATGGTCACCGGCGGCGTCGCCGACGAGTAA
- a CDS encoding thioredoxin family protein, translating to MAADPTPGAPEPPDTEALLDRLIDVGAVREDDDGTLHVSAALHDIVDLYAQSYGDLPEQEFTEAVADAFGLDYSEAVRRIDEQGVTRDEFVAYLSLRAHFEDEGEPVPGPVERATMAQIVTEIAPATPVPQAMDELADDEVEAFLAANDRAVVFVWRLRCHPCDQMKDEIEATLSALPDDVAVAGIDGEEAPDFRRRFDVDSAPAVVCVADGEAVAVETGYQPSASVAALVEDAF from the coding sequence ATGGCGGCAGACCCGACCCCGGGCGCACCCGAGCCCCCGGACACGGAGGCGCTCCTCGACCGACTGATCGACGTCGGTGCCGTCCGCGAGGACGACGACGGGACGCTCCACGTGTCGGCGGCGCTGCACGACATCGTCGACCTGTACGCACAGAGCTACGGCGACCTCCCCGAGCAGGAGTTCACCGAGGCCGTCGCCGACGCGTTCGGCCTCGACTACTCGGAGGCGGTGCGCCGCATCGACGAGCAGGGCGTCACCCGCGACGAGTTCGTGGCGTACCTCTCCCTGCGCGCGCACTTCGAGGACGAGGGCGAACCCGTCCCCGGCCCGGTCGAGCGCGCGACGATGGCCCAGATCGTCACCGAAATCGCGCCCGCGACGCCGGTGCCGCAGGCGATGGACGAACTCGCCGACGACGAGGTCGAGGCGTTCCTCGCGGCGAACGACCGTGCGGTCGTGTTCGTGTGGCGCCTCCGGTGTCACCCCTGCGATCAGATGAAAGACGAGATCGAGGCCACGCTGTCGGCGCTCCCGGACGACGTGGCCGTCGCCGGTATCGACGGCGAGGAGGCGCCCGACTTCCGGCGCCGCTTCGACGTGGACTCGGCGCCGGCGGTCGTCTGCGTCGCCGACGGCGAGGCGGTCGCCGTCGAGACTGGGTACCAGCCGTCCGCGTCGGTCGCGGCGCTGGTCGAGGACGCGTTCTGA
- a CDS encoding ABC transporter ATP-binding protein encodes MDAYYGQSHILRDLSMHVEEGEVCALLGRNGAGKTTTLRSIAGARPPDVRDGAVRFKGNDVTDRSTEDISSLGISLVPEERRVFPNLTVAENLHLSDVARNWSNVVGRDVSMDHPGMSTEEVYEVFPRLEERASQKAGTLSGGEQQMLAIARALKQDTDLLMLDEPYEGLAPQIIQTVENAIERIAETGTTILLVEQNAVAAMNIADRAYVVDQGSIVFAGDSEELRADETTRERYLGV; translated from the coding sequence ATCGACGCCTACTACGGGCAGAGCCACATCCTCCGCGACCTCTCGATGCACGTCGAGGAGGGCGAAGTGTGCGCGCTGTTGGGCCGCAACGGCGCGGGCAAGACGACGACGCTGCGCTCTATCGCCGGCGCGCGCCCCCCGGACGTGCGCGACGGCGCGGTCCGGTTCAAGGGGAACGACGTGACCGACCGCTCCACCGAGGACATCTCCTCGCTGGGCATCTCGCTGGTGCCCGAGGAGCGGCGCGTCTTCCCGAACCTCACGGTCGCCGAGAACCTCCACCTCTCGGACGTGGCGCGCAACTGGTCGAACGTCGTCGGCCGGGACGTGTCGATGGACCACCCCGGGATGTCCACCGAGGAGGTGTACGAAGTGTTCCCGCGGCTGGAGGAGCGCGCCTCCCAGAAAGCGGGGACGCTGTCGGGCGGCGAGCAGCAGATGCTCGCCATCGCCCGCGCGCTCAAGCAGGACACGGACCTGCTGATGCTCGACGAACCGTACGAGGGGCTGGCACCGCAGATCATCCAGACGGTGGAGAACGCCATCGAGCGCATCGCCGAGACGGGGACGACGATCCTGCTGGTCGAGCAGAACGCCGTGGCGGCGATGAACATCGCCGACCGCGCGTACGTCGTCGACCAGGGGAGCATCGTGTTCGCCGGCGACTCCGAGGAACTGCGCGCCGACGAGACCACCCGCGAGCGGTACCTGGGTGTCTGA
- a CDS encoding ABC transporter ATP-binding protein, protein MTLLRTDGLTKQFGGLVAVDEVSFEVDRGETRAVIGPNGAGKSTLINCITGALEPTAGTVEFDDTDITTLSPHETVQTGISKSFQTASIFPGMTVRENVEIAALAAEHGSFEFNFLKRLSGFSAVHETADEMMNSVGLLGDADVEAGSLPYGDKRRLEIAIALASEPELLLMDEPTAGMSPDETADTVDLVEQLQEDLGLTILIVEHDMEIIFRIADRILVLNRGQVIADGTPEEVQQSERVQEAYLGGVEL, encoded by the coding sequence ATGACGCTGCTGCGAACCGACGGGCTGACGAAGCAGTTCGGCGGCCTCGTCGCCGTCGACGAGGTGAGCTTCGAGGTCGACCGCGGGGAGACCCGCGCGGTGATCGGCCCCAACGGGGCCGGCAAGTCGACGCTCATCAACTGCATCACCGGCGCGCTCGAACCGACTGCCGGTACGGTCGAGTTCGACGACACCGACATCACGACCCTCTCGCCCCACGAGACGGTCCAGACGGGGATCTCGAAGTCGTTCCAGACGGCGTCGATCTTCCCCGGGATGACCGTCCGCGAGAACGTCGAGATCGCGGCGCTGGCCGCCGAACACGGCTCCTTCGAGTTCAACTTCCTCAAGCGACTGTCGGGCTTCTCGGCGGTCCACGAGACGGCCGACGAGATGATGAACTCGGTGGGGCTGCTCGGCGACGCAGACGTGGAGGCGGGGAGCCTCCCGTACGGCGACAAACGCCGGCTGGAGATCGCGATCGCGCTGGCCTCCGAGCCGGAACTCCTCCTGATGGACGAACCGACCGCCGGCATGTCGCCGGACGAGACCGCAGACACCGTGGACCTTGTGGAGCAGCTCCAGGAGGACCTCGGGCTCACCATCCTCATCGTGGAACACGACATGGAGATCATCTTCCGAATCGCCGACCGCATCCTCGTGTTGAACCGCGGGCAGGTCATCGCCGACGGGACACCCGAGGAGGTCCAGCAGAGTGAACGCGTCCAAGAGGCGTACCTCGGCGGGGTGGAGCTGTGA
- a CDS encoding branched-chain amino acid ABC transporter permease, which yields MSADTDREVAPDGGTVAETDAGTASGSSGLSALRERDDFVVLATAAALVVFPFLLIDVLGAVGDVIGFSIGGYTGLPSLVLIYGIIVIGFNLLLGYTGLLSFGHAAFFGSAAYAAALLSQVIHSPILMVLVGAVVATLLAWPIGFVSIRRSGVYFAVLTLTFGQALYFWALGPGAWLTNGDNGFSEIEAEGLFLGALSLDAELIPVLDSYTVMYAFSAIMMLVAVWVANRIINSPYGLIFEALGENEERVEFVGLNVFRYKLMAFVISAIFAGVGGAMFVIHEQYIHPTTGLYWIQSGDFVIMTVLGGTGSLIGPVFGAFIFEYVANVVSGIVLPGGASIGSLWRFVLGAVFVFIVWVFPRGVYGAAADLIRFVTDRSGGEGGNEPAATDGGERE from the coding sequence ATGAGCGCCGACACCGACCGGGAGGTGGCTCCCGACGGCGGCACCGTCGCCGAGACGGACGCCGGCACGGCGTCCGGTAGCTCCGGGCTGTCGGCGCTGCGCGAGCGCGACGACTTCGTCGTGCTGGCGACGGCGGCGGCGCTCGTCGTGTTCCCGTTCCTGCTGATCGACGTCCTCGGCGCCGTCGGCGACGTGATCGGCTTCTCGATCGGCGGCTACACCGGCCTGCCGTCACTGGTGCTCATCTACGGCATCATCGTCATCGGCTTCAACCTCCTACTCGGCTACACCGGGCTGTTGTCGTTCGGACACGCCGCCTTCTTCGGGTCGGCAGCGTACGCGGCGGCGCTGCTCAGTCAGGTCATCCACAGTCCGATCTTGATGGTGCTCGTCGGCGCGGTCGTGGCGACGCTGCTCGCGTGGCCGATCGGCTTCGTGTCGATCCGGCGCTCGGGCGTGTACTTCGCCGTGTTGACGCTGACGTTCGGGCAGGCGCTGTACTTCTGGGCGCTGGGCCCCGGCGCGTGGCTCACGAACGGCGACAACGGCTTCTCGGAGATCGAAGCCGAGGGGCTGTTCCTCGGTGCGCTGTCGCTCGACGCCGAGTTGATCCCGGTGCTCGACTCCTACACCGTGATGTACGCGTTCTCCGCGATAATGATGCTCGTGGCCGTCTGGGTCGCCAACCGCATCATCAACTCCCCGTACGGCCTCATCTTCGAGGCGCTCGGCGAGAACGAAGAGCGCGTGGAGTTCGTCGGGCTGAACGTGTTCCGCTACAAGCTGATGGCGTTCGTCATCTCCGCCATCTTCGCGGGCGTGGGCGGCGCGATGTTCGTCATCCACGAGCAGTACATCCACCCGACGACGGGCCTGTACTGGATCCAGTCGGGCGACTTCGTCATCATGACCGTCCTCGGCGGCACCGGCAGCCTCATCGGCCCGGTGTTCGGGGCGTTCATCTTCGAGTACGTCGCGAACGTCGTCTCGGGCATCGTGCTCCCGGGCGGCGCCTCGATCGGCTCGCTGTGGCGGTTCGTCCTCGGCGCCGTGTTCGTGTTCATCGTGTGGGTGTTCCCGCGCGGCGTCTACGGCGCGGCTGCCGACCTGATTCGGTTTGTCACCGACCGGAGTGGTGGCGAAGGCGGCAACGAACCTGCCGCGACCGACGGGGGTGAGCGCGAATGA
- a CDS encoding branched-chain amino acid ABC transporter permease, with protein MPLQLDIASILLNGLQQGAIYALLGLGLTIILGTMEFLNLAHGALYLVGAYVGMLVFRETTLTNGFLFNSGITTLGFDGGFLAAIVLVPVVGFGIGLLMERFVAEPFYDRPETDQLLVTFGLALIVEEVVKNLIGGNTFQSIAPTTIFGFDVAQPVSLPFVGLFPTWRLFIILIAFVVIGVTYLAIERTDFGLVVQAGTRDAEMVRLLGIKINRSYSLVFALGAALAAFAGLIGASIQTLSPQIGTDQALLPAFLTIVVGGAGSVRGAIAGGMVLGVIISAMTQTYSQWAQIVLYLFVAFMLIVRPEGLFGTGEVGE; from the coding sequence TTGCCTCTACAGCTCGACATCGCATCGATACTCCTCAACGGGCTCCAACAGGGCGCCATCTACGCCCTGTTGGGACTCGGCCTCACCATCATCCTCGGCACGATGGAGTTCCTGAACCTCGCGCACGGCGCCCTGTACCTCGTCGGCGCGTACGTCGGGATGCTGGTGTTCCGTGAGACGACGCTCACGAACGGCTTCCTGTTCAACTCCGGGATCACCACGCTCGGGTTCGACGGCGGCTTCCTCGCCGCCATCGTGCTCGTACCGGTCGTCGGCTTCGGCATCGGCCTGCTCATGGAGCGGTTCGTCGCCGAACCGTTCTACGACCGTCCCGAGACTGACCAGTTGCTGGTGACGTTCGGCCTCGCGCTCATCGTCGAGGAGGTCGTCAAGAACCTCATCGGCGGGAACACCTTCCAGTCGATCGCACCGACGACGATCTTCGGCTTCGACGTCGCACAGCCGGTGAGCCTCCCGTTCGTCGGGCTGTTCCCGACGTGGCGGCTGTTCATCATCCTCATCGCGTTCGTCGTCATCGGAGTGACGTACCTCGCGATCGAGCGCACCGACTTCGGCCTCGTCGTGCAAGCGGGCACCCGCGACGCCGAGATGGTGCGCCTGCTCGGGATCAAGATCAACCGTTCGTACAGCCTCGTGTTCGCGCTCGGGGCGGCGCTGGCGGCGTTCGCGGGCCTCATCGGTGCGTCCATCCAGACGCTCAGTCCGCAGATCGGCACCGACCAGGCGCTGCTGCCGGCGTTCCTCACCATCGTCGTCGGCGGTGCTGGCTCCGTCCGCGGGGCCATCGCCGGCGGGATGGTGCTCGGCGTGATCATCTCGGCGATGACCCAGACGTACAGCCAGTGGGCGCAGATCGTCCTCTACCTGTTCGTCGCGTTCATGCTCATCGTGCGTCCCGAGGGTCTCTTCGGCACCGGGGAGGTGGGCGAATGA
- a CDS encoding substrate-binding protein: MARDTTALSRRDVLKASGAAGAAGLAGLAGCTGGGGGGSEYPAIGNYPVEGDEVVFGYNVPQSGSYSQEGEDELRGYRLAEKHLNNGGGWVDDWEDLSGDGVLGKTVTSVEGDTATNPDTARQSAQRMINRDNAIMISGGSSSAVAIAVQGLCQEEKVQFQCCLTHSNDTTGPECVRYSTREMFNAYMTGQALAPVLAEEYGEDLNFYQLFADYSWGQTQQASMEQFFTEVGGWSQVESVPTPLGTSDYSSYLADVPRDEVDVLVLNHYGLDAANSLPQAIEQGLDQDMEIVVPLYNRLMAEAAAGSIDGIFGTADWSWQLDEEYSQSFTEAFRSEYDKVPSYAARLAYTQTLQYAAAAERAETFYPPEVIRQLEDYEYDNAGLGPETMRGCDHQGQRDVLVVQGLPSSEQTESRLLEVVNQTSRDQLGYACDEGPAADCDLGDYGDE; encoded by the coding sequence ATGGCACGGGATACCACCGCACTCAGTAGACGCGATGTGCTCAAGGCCTCCGGCGCCGCGGGCGCCGCAGGACTCGCAGGACTGGCAGGATGTACCGGCGGCGGCGGCGGGGGCTCGGAGTACCCCGCGATCGGGAACTACCCGGTCGAGGGCGACGAGGTCGTCTTCGGGTACAACGTCCCGCAGTCCGGGTCGTACTCCCAGGAGGGTGAGGACGAACTGCGCGGCTACCGACTCGCCGAGAAGCACCTGAACAACGGCGGCGGCTGGGTCGACGACTGGGAAGACCTCTCGGGCGACGGCGTGCTCGGGAAGACGGTCACGTCAGTCGAGGGTGACACCGCGACGAACCCCGACACGGCTCGACAGTCCGCACAGCGGATGATCAACCGCGACAACGCGATCATGATCTCCGGCGGTTCCTCGTCGGCGGTCGCCATCGCGGTCCAGGGGCTGTGTCAAGAGGAGAAGGTCCAGTTCCAGTGCTGCCTGACCCACTCCAACGACACCACCGGTCCGGAGTGTGTGCGCTACTCCACGCGTGAGATGTTCAACGCGTACATGACCGGACAGGCGCTCGCGCCGGTGCTCGCCGAAGAGTACGGCGAGGACCTGAACTTCTACCAGCTGTTCGCCGACTACTCGTGGGGGCAGACCCAGCAGGCCTCGATGGAGCAGTTCTTCACCGAGGTCGGCGGCTGGAGCCAGGTCGAGTCGGTGCCGACGCCGCTTGGCACCTCCGACTACTCCTCGTACCTCGCGGACGTGCCGCGCGACGAGGTCGACGTGCTCGTCCTCAACCACTACGGGCTGGACGCGGCGAACTCGCTCCCGCAGGCGATCGAGCAGGGGCTCGACCAGGACATGGAGATCGTCGTCCCGCTGTACAACCGCCTGATGGCGGAGGCGGCCGCCGGCTCCATCGACGGCATCTTCGGCACGGCCGACTGGAGCTGGCAGCTCGATGAAGAGTACTCCCAGTCGTTCACCGAGGCGTTCCGCAGCGAGTACGACAAGGTGCCCAGCTACGCGGCGCGCCTGGCGTACACGCAGACGCTGCAGTACGCCGCCGCCGCCGAGCGCGCCGAGACGTTCTACCCGCCGGAAGTCATCCGGCAGCTGGAGGACTACGAGTACGACAACGCCGGCCTCGGGCCGGAGACGATGCGCGGCTGTGACCACCAGGGTCAGCGCGACGTGCTCGTCGTGCAGGGGCTCCCGTCGAGCGAACAGACCGAGAGCCGACTGCTCGAAGTGGTCAACCAGACCTCGCGCGACCAACTCGGCTACGCCTGCGACGAGGGTCCGGCGGCCGACTGCGACCTCGGCGACTACGGCGACGAGTAA